One window of the Magnolia sinica isolate HGM2019 chromosome 19, MsV1, whole genome shotgun sequence genome contains the following:
- the LOC131235151 gene encoding glycine-rich protein 2-like: protein MAQGRRSTGTVKWFSGQKGFGFITPDDGGEDLFVHQTSIRSDGFRSLSEGETVEFEIDRGDDGRTKAVDVTGPNGSYVSGGGGGGGGGRGFSGGRGRGGGYGGYGRGGRGGGGRARTGGGYGGGGGGGYGVSGGGGYGGGGGGACYNCGQSGHMARDCHQGGGGGRSSGGGGGGGGGRGCYNCGEQGHFARECPYEPN, encoded by the coding sequence ATGGCCCAGGGAAGGCGATCTACCGGGACCGTCAAATGGTTCAGCGGGCAGAAGGGGTTTGGATTCATAACCCCTGATGATGGCGGTGAGGATCTGTTCGTTCATCAGACGTCGATCCGATCCGACGGCTTCCGGAGCCTCTCGGAGGGCGAGACGGTCGAATTCGAGATCGACCGTGGCGATGATGGACGGACGAAGGCAGTCGATGTTACCGGTCCCAACGGGTCGTATGTGTCTGGCGGCGGCGGGGGTGGCGGTGGCGGGAGGGGGTTTTCTGGCGGGAGAGGGAGAGGTGGTGGTTATGGCGGTTATGGGAGAGGAGGGAGGGGTGGTGGTGGGAGAGCAAGGACGGGTGGAGGGTATGGGGGTGGTGGGGGTGGAGGATATGGAGTTAGTGGGGGTGGAGGATATGGAGGTGGTGGGGGTGGCGCTTGTTATAACTGTGGGCAAAGTGGTCATATGGCGAGGGACTGTCATCAGGGCGGTGGCGGCGGGAGATCAAGTGGTGGCGGCGGCGGCGGCGGGGGTGGTAGAGGTTGTTATAATTGTGGAGAGCAAGGGCATTTTGCGAGGGAATGCCCGTATGAGCCGAACTGA